Genomic DNA from Euwallacea similis isolate ESF13 chromosome 11, ESF131.1, whole genome shotgun sequence:
TCAGGAGAAATAATTCAGTTGTCAGTAGCTGGAGTGCTCTGTGATAAAAATTCGTGCCAGCTCAAGTACGGTGCCCGATTATGGTGAAAAGGCATAGGATTCTTCTCGCAAAAAAGGCGTTATGCCCTCAGGAGAAACATCTTTATCGAGAACGATAACCTTCAATATATGTTCGTCAAATAACATACTATTATAATTGTCACATTTACACAAGGGGGAATCAAACTACCGCCGCCAAGCAAAATTGTCGTAATAGCGTTCGCTCGCTATCTTCTTCATCGAGATGCCTGTATAATTTAGGACAATTGTTTCGACATTTGACGCCAGAGTAAATATACGATGGAGGTTTCCATCCTACTCCATGTTATGATTTCTCAGAAGTAGGTCAATGCCGGAAATGTGAGTTTCGTATCTGGTAGGGTCAATTTGTGACAAGGATTAAAGTGTGATTGGTGAAGCGGCTTCCAAACTAGATTAGTTGGTGATTAcctctttttaaaaaagaaacgtaactacttaaaattttgagtttacTCTAATTTTTGACCATTACCTAAACATTCTGGAAGGAAGTGCGTCATCATTGTGtgtgaaatgtgaaaaaaatgtgagACTTTGTCACCCCGAATAAGAACGTGGTTCGattttgaccatgggtctattagcagtttttaaaaattattttgtagagtactatcgcccccttaaatatctccatgatcttatgttacatcctgtatttcgttttttctacaaaattattgcttaaaaataaagtgagatctatttgcttattttttgaaaaattatgaattttaaatcggTGTCTTCCATATTTTTGCCACATGCTGTAGACATGATATTTATTACTGAGGTTTGCATGAAACGGTGTGCAGAGACGCTGATATTACAACTAAAGAGCGAGTTCTTTCGCATGCAGGGTTTTCAACcgtattattataaaaatattgtgcGAAGTACGCAAAACTACAACATCTTCTTAAAAACATCATTAGTTTGGTTCTATCATTGACTTTggtaagttttaataattcaatgcGTGCCCATAAGAGTAATATTTCATATAGAGAAGGGTTAGGAGAGCACGTTTGTTCTTGGACATCCAAATATAAATCACCAGCTGCAAGTTTACTTCTAGTTTACGATTTTTCTCTGCGGGCGACTCGCCAGGAACCCACCACGGTCTACAAATACACCCATCAATCTTCTTTGTTTATATGTTAGAAACTCCTTCCTAATAGAACTAATGTGTTTCAGGGTTTGGAACTTATTAAACTTGATTAAAGGGTTCTACTTGGTTCATGGCAATGTAGGCCATTTGGGGTATATATTTATGACgtataataaacctttgttttGAGCTGGGCTCGGCAGAGGTCATCTAATGCAGAGAATTATCATTAACTGTTTAGTCATATTTATTCGAAAACATTAATTTCCGAAAATGACAAAACCCTTCTTATCTAGGAATCTCCGCACGGTCATTTGTTAGGATCGAAAGGGACAAAAGAACTGGAGACCGCACtttccaatttaaattcaaatctaCCTTCAACTAAAGAATGACTTATAACGATTTCACCAGAAAACcgtgtaaaaattttttaccgGCGACCCTTCAAAGGACGAAAATGGTTCGAAAAAGCTGgcaaaacatcaattttcgaCGGTGTCCTCTTAGGAGAGATCTGATAAGGCCCAATGGGAGTTTGGAATGAACCGTGGCAGGGCGTGCCTTGTTTAAGTTATTGCTGTTTGATAATGGTACTACACACCACGACAGCTTTTACGACTTTGTTTGTAGAAAGGAGAAAATgcctattttttgtttctattgaattataattaaataaaagtggGTCATagatattacattttttacatgagTCTCAATAAAATGATACTGAGGCGGATAGATTTCTTTTAGTACCGTGTTTAGCACCTTTTTATGAGATGGAATAAAAATGTGGGTTTTTAGTAAAGAATGgtaaataaaaccaaataaatcCTCTTCACTATTGGGCGTTggttgaaaaatattgtttagtAAAATATCTCGATGGTATCTccgaaaattattaaattatttattgtattacaAATGAGGTATATTTCTATTCAAATAATCAAAACGTTGGTTAGATGTAATCTAAACTAGTTACCATTGTGTTAAATTTGTCCTTCAACCACTCAGACGAGCGTTCGGCAAATTGAACACAATCGCTTTTAATTAATAGAAGCGAGTGATCCTGTTGATGGTATCTAATTCATTCTTCCTTTACTCGGGTAACAATAACACAATTAATTAGAGAAGTAGGTCCTAATGGAGTCGTAGTGGATCCGGGGGGGCGCAATTGCCCTTTCAATTACCGCCCGCAAACGGGCCACTCAGTAAGTgctttctctttctctctcttcCTACGCTTGTCCAGATAATGATGTTGAGTActaaaagatattaattttgtattaacaatttattattattgccaGCTATACGCAGTCTTATTTAAATTAGCTGGAAAGAGGGTAAAAAGATGATAAccattattggaaaaaaagttacataatGATAATTAGACATAAAAACTCTctcaaatgaggtatcactaTAGCGCTATTTGAGATTCGAAAGTCGAATGCACCCCCGTGAAGAGGGTTGGTTTGGTGAATTTGCATTTCACACTAAAACGTGCCCCCCTCGAAAATAAGACCGACGTGTCGTAgcaatttgtaatattttaagcGCAGTACAAAATAAGCAAGGTGTAAGGTTTTTACTGATACACCTTGGATAGTTATTCCATTTCGTAAAGTGAAAAGTACTAAATTTGCGTTTTCGCCGAGTAAAACAAGCTATAAAGTGTCACTGTTAATATCTAGACAGTTACTTTACAGCCTAGGAATTAAAAGTAACACTTTGCAGCCTGCTTTATGGCATTAAAAGGTTGCTTCTTTTGTTAGTCCGACAGAAacttttgttttgatttttataattgtatACCATCCATGTtgagtatttatttaaataattctaatttaaatttagtttttaataataatttttaaaaaattcattcaatttttaatcattttaattattgaattttaataaaaaaacccCAGTTATTAGTACCTTCCTTAAAGGAACAGTGTTTTTTTGTGAATCTAAAATAACTTTGTTGTTTCGTCGAAGTAAtcaaattaatcaattatGACTTATTTTTCGAACTTGGACTGTAAAGGAATTGCATATATTCACGAAAGGtcaattatataaatttatatcaaagAGCCATAAAAGCGGGCTCCTTCTAAGCTTAACAGCGAGAAATGAATTAGTGAGCTCGATTTTGCTCAAGTTGTATCTCATCGGGAGAACTAGATAGTGAACTAATTTCCTGGCGTATTTATTGCTTTCGATTTAAAGTGTGTTGTAAATTGCCGCCATTATTCCACTCCGCGTAGTTTATTATCCTTGCATGACTTGGAATAAAACTCCACCTTTTTTAGGGCCAATAGATCAAAGCCCTGGCAACTTTATCTAGAGAATAATATCCGGGGAAACGTCGAAAAAAAGacagtttcgtatttttaaaagGGCTAAATTCGGTGTGTCAAGATTTTCatctggaaaaataaaaaaaagaatgtatAGGTGTAAAAAAGCTAATAAGGTGTATCTTCTCTTTCAAGAAGATCACAAAGACATAACATCATACTAgcgaaattgaattaattgttatatttttcgtTGTTGCTGAGTTGAAAATTCAGAGGTCTTTGCCACTTTAATAGATAACGCAATAGGGCAAAACGATGTGCGTTAAGCGCTGGGAGatcttaaattaataaaataagccGTTTTAATGAACTTGTTATTCAGCATTTTCCTAATAGGAAAGAACGCAAAATTCAGTTCAGGTTCAGGAcgacttaaatttaataaaatgttaaacatGTGTTTGGCTTTTCATGTGCTTGGTTAAATGATCCTCCTGTTATAACAACCAGGAGCCGTCGCTGCCAAGACCAAGACAAGTTTAGTCTTGATTTTGATGTTGACTCGCTCAGCATTATTTCTAGATGTCGAATATTTTCCTCCGATGTTGAAATGAGTGCCAGCGAACCCTCGcaaatgaatttgaattcAGGCTCGAATTACAAAGCAAATGGAGtacaatttagaattttactgCAAGGCGCCTTTTGAGTTGAAGTGTTGCAGGTTTTTGTGGCGACATGATCTTTTCAGTTATGCATTTCGCTACTTTCTCGCGACCCCTTAAACTTACTCACATTCGTTTTTGGAGTTCGCGCACAAAGTaacgaatctaaattaaaccGTCATCAGCACGAAGTTCTATAGGTATAACGGTCAATAATCACCCTTCGACAAAGTCTTATTCAAATACCCTACGTACAATTACACAAGAATATCTCCCCAAGTGAGCCAAATAAACTGAAAGGAATCGAAAATAGCGTCACATTCTCAATGGAATCCCCGGGAATCGCAAGGAAATAACAATGCGAGTAGTGCCTTTTATTCATTTCGGTAATTACAGGGCAGCAAGTCAAATCGCACGTGTAACTTCCGGTTTGATATGACATAATTACATCACGAAGGGCAAATAGGAACCTTAGACTCGTGAGAATGTCGCGACCAAGTTAGTTCTTTGTGCCGATGACTTTCGACAAtggaattattttgaaataataaagtgaACATAATAATACCATGGGCGTTCACTATGCTGAACTGAATAAGTCAAGTATTGTCTGGTATGATTCTTAAAAGATTTTGCAACCGTCGATAAGCGCGGCTAAATAGGGTTGACTCATGCATATTAATCTGAAGGTTCTGTATAGGGATTCTTGAAGAAAGTATGAGGCTGAATCAGATTTCTTCAAGTTCagtgtacaaaaataaatcccaAGAATCAAGAATGCATATAAAATCGTGAATTTTGATCGCCTATGAGGAAGGTCCAAGATATGAGTTTTAGATTGACATAAAAGTCAACACTATGACAGGTACACTCTGGACAGGTAATTGTCGTGAGATGCATGTCATCCGCGTTTGACAATGACATCTCAAGGGGAAGCGGCAGTAGCCACCCCCTTCCATTTTAATATGTTTGTCGTCATTGAGTTGAGTGACGTTAGCGTGAGAAATCGATTGAGTCAAATTTGACCCCGCCATACCTTAAGCGAGAAACAgagttttattttacttttaaaaatttttaaaatacttaattaCAGCAGGTACATAGGTATTTTAAATACTGcataaaaccaaaattaaaaatccgTTTTTCTCTATAACGATCAATTAAATCATTATCGTtcgaactaaaaaaattatgcctGCCATACCGGgtgaaaaaaacattattctGTTAAACCTAATCCATCCCCGATATACTAAATAAGGTAAATTCATTTGCAGGGAGTAATTTTATGTCCAAATTAGACTCTATTATGTTAGAAAAACTTACTGATTTAGTACTTAGACATCTCTATGTTTTTgtagtttaataaaaaaatgaagaaactaTGAAACTGTGGCAAATTGTTGCCGGTTATAAATGGTTAAAGCGCtttccattaaataaaaatcgaagatGATTATAATAGTAACATGTTCGGGACTAGTTGATCTAGCAGATTACTAAAAGTAACAATATTTTACTCGATGTTTTACCTAAAATTCTTGAGATCGTATGATTTTTTATAGGCTTGGCAACCTCGcttgtttctttttaagaCCACAAAGTAGGAGTCAACATCCTAAAATTAATACTTTCCTTCACTAGAAAGTTGAGAAGAAAATCTTTACTCTCTACTACATGAGATATCAGGGGGAGCAGAAACAGGACCCTAGACACAGATCACAAACTTCGATATGCAGATGCACAATTTCGGTACGTTTAATCTCTCCactaataatattaaatttagtgCCGGTTTAACACATTAGAAATGGCTTAACCGGCTTCTTTTGACCTCGTATATAtggatttttctctatttGGTTTTTACTTATAGTCGGGTTGCAAGTTCTCATTATGCCAGTAAGAATAGATATCCTGCAGCTAATAGTATGGTTGAATATCTGCATAGGCAACTGAAAAGAGCACTCAGGTGTTAGGAAAATATTGTTCGGGCTGAGACGATACATGCTGCCTTTCTGCAAATCCATGTTGCATGAATAGATGACATCAAAGCAACAGCAGCAATATGTACAGTCCtgtttgaagaatttttacaAATCTTTAAGGTAAGCTTTTCTAGGAGAATATAAACTCTCAATTCAATAGGTCGAGAGAAGACATTAATCAGATTTTTGTTGTCAATAATCTGGTATCAACAGATCAAGATTCCTGCGATGAGACAGCGTCAGGATACAACTACAATCACCTTACCATTTGTGATTCACGTCAATAGCAAGACGCCACAGTGAGAGGAAAACCTGTCTGTGCCATGAGAGAACATACATAGCTGTCTAATAGTCACCCATTCATCACCAAGTCCTCAGGTGAACTATAACCCAGAAAAGAAAACCAGTCGTAAGTAACAACCTGCAATTCATGAGCTACTaaattcattagaaaaatttagcTAATATTCTTCAAAGCGGTTTTCTATAGAAAGGTATTTATGTTCTACCAGGGGAGATCTGTGGGGTTCCCCCACAATAACAATTATAGTCTGTAAAACAATCGACTGGCGATGAAAAGGTTCCTCTTAGACTCTCTTCAAGTTATATCTCAGACCTTCGCAATGACATTGCCCCTTAAGtttcaggaaaattattcgcatgcaaaatattaattactcATCAACAATCACaaagaaaaacattgaaaCACGTTCTCCTGTCGCAACTGGCCAACTGTGAAACCActttaattatcaattaataacTAAAGTTATCTATGTAGgatgaaatattcaattaaaattcaattcgaAAATATGCTTAATTTTGCAACCAAATGGAAAGGAATTCGTTAATGATACAGCTCTTAAAACAATCTTTAAAAGCGTTCATCTCATTACCAGACCAACTTGCGTTCTCTCTTTACTAATTATCCAAGTagtcaatttttctctcttaTCTTCAGTTCGCGTTGAAAAATCAACAAGTCTTCAGGAAAAACGTGATATTATCACACACCCTTGTTTCTTATAGGTCCAGCTCCGACCAATCGCGTTCAGTTAAGAACTCATATTTCCTTGCGCGCCAATCCTGACGATCTATATATCGTCCAATGGCGCGCACAAAATAAATGCTTTCCTTGGGGTTCACAGCATGCGCCTGCTCACGCAGCCTGAGTATACTCAGTCATGCTGCGAATCCCCAGCACGAAATATCTGTTCTCGAGTGTATAACGTTATTTTTGGGGTTAACAAGGGTGAAAACGCGACCAAACgtttttctaaacaaaattcgCAGACTTTAAAATGCCCTAAATTGTCGTGTTCAGTGACGTTTGGATACTAGGCAGTGTTCAACAATGATCAACGCGTTTATGGATGGGGGACATCACCATCTTAGTGCGTATGGCTTGAAGATGTCACCACCTCATAACGGAGGAGCCGCCGCCTTACCATCTCCCCATCAGAACCCAGCAGCTGCTATGACAGCTCCAGATATGGGTCCTGGAGCACAAAATCACCATTTTCAGCCCAACTACGGACATATGGGACACCTCAATCCCCACCCAGGCTACGCCGCTCGGGATTTTCTTCTGAGGCGAGAGCATCATGACTTTCCGACGGCTCAAACGGCTCCGAACGATTCCATGCTTTTTCATCACCACTCAGAAATGGCTCCTCATCACAATCTCCATCTACCTCCGCATCATCAGATGCTCTATTCGCGGACTGATCACCATGCGGCTTATCATGCTCAACCCAACCATCAGTACATCAATCATCACACCATGGCGATGCCCCATCATCCTGGCAATTTGCATGGAGGGTTCTTCAAGTACATGAGGCCCATCAAGCAAGAAATGCAATGTTTGTGGGTCGATCCAGACCAACCTCCGCCGAAGAAGATTTGCGGGAAGCATTTCACTACCATGTCGGAGATTGTGGGACACTTAGGAGTTGAACATGTTGGTGGGCCGGAAATAACAAATCACGCTTGTTATTGGCAGAACTGTTCGCGGAACGGTAGACCATTTAAGGCGAAATATAAGTTAGTGAACCATATTCGCGTACATACTGGGGAAAAACCGTTTCATTGTCCTTTTCCAGGCTGTGGTAAAGTGTTCGCTAGGAgtgagaatttgaaaattcacaaaaggACACATACAGGTATGTCAATTTGCTTGTGTACGTATGCAAGTCGGATTATTTACCTTGTTTTATGGGTAGTTTTTTTGATGAGTAGAATTTCGTTTTGGATCACTTTTAAGTTGttgaaaaaatcttaatttacTTAAGTCTTGCATGATAGTTtttgatagatatttttgcatagaatatgaagaatttttttgcaaaaattgtcGTGGGCTCCGGAGATATGtcacaaacttttttttaaatggaaactttACCCAGTTGACCATGGACTCGCTCGTTAATGACTCGACTGCATATGCGATTTATTGATTGATTCTTAGTAAATGTATCGAATTAAAACGTGGTGCAGTTACTTTCACAGTTTCCCTGAATAAGTCACTTCTAACTTTGTGAGAAATCcgatttttgttaaaatacggcgaaattcaaaataacgaAAGTTAGGTATGCAATTACGCatcgtttgaaaaaaaaattctaccgAGTTATTAACGTTCAAGCataatttacatgaaaaaattagttttgtattaaatcttGACAACGAAAAATAGTATACTTTAAGAATACCGTCGTAGGTAATCTGTGCATAAAAACATCTATCAAGCATAGTGCTCATTTTCTTTGTTACGATAAATAGTTAACAAGATATTtcactttgaaatatttatccaTTACCACTTTTTTCTGCACATTTGAgtaatcttaaaatttcttcaatctGAAAGTAGTAATCAATTCTCCATCAAGTTATACAAACTCGACGCAACTTTGCCAATTTATGTTACCCGTACAACGAGGTAGATTAataaccaccctgtataaattatGTCGTGTATtatatttcgattttataGCTACCAATATACCGAGTTATTTATTGCGAAAATTCCATTCACCACTTATTTTGTACTAAGAATAAAGCATTTCATCATTAAGTAACAATTGTAGCCACGGTAAtggaaaatgttgattttctGTTAGGAAATTTTATCGCCATGAAATTTCTATCAATCTCTATAAGTCATAAATTATACAATTGTGTCAAAAATTCGTTTATCAACAGAATGGATGTTTTGTTTCGCGGTTTAATAATcaacaacaaaacaataattattattgcagaAAATCTACGGGTccatttatacagggtgtcccgaaaaaACCGGCTTCTAATAAGAGATACAGAAACCTGAATCGGCAACCGTTTCGTTGCCAAAATTCGGGAcgcaaaaatttcaatgccggttcaattttttccttgaaggctcaatttgtatttttagccATTTGACGATGTGCTGAAAACAAAGTTCAATCGTCaatgtttcaataaaactATTGTTATTATGAGATAATGTCACTTTGAGTGTAAAACaccatgaaatattttccggcttatatttttatctgtGTCTTTTTATTCGCAAATaggataaaattgaaaaagttgaGCTGTAACAAGGAATTTAATAATCTCTTTCCTAGTTAATTAGCCATTGAACAAATGTTCAACGGCTCGCTCATTTGGTCTGTAAGAACATACATATACCTACTTATGAAGGTTTAAATAGTATCATATAGATTCATATATTCTACACAAACAATGGATACTGGAGATataaaaaacagttattttcctaacaagtataaaaaatgacattttctTGCACACGGCTGCCGTTGCATAAATGACAAGAAGCAGGGTTCGGACAAGCAGTCAAGTGCAAGAAAGACTTTCCGCAAGAGTTAGGAacaatgtttttctttcaagCATATTGTGATCAGATGCTTTGCTTGATGAATAGatgtaacaataatttttagataatcTGTGCTCGAAAGTAACTGCCAATGTCACTTTTGTGAGAAAATAGCGCTGAATCTTCTGACATGCATATGTGCGGAAAAGCATAACTTTTCACACTGAAAACACGCACGGGAAAGAATGATTTCTCGCACGTGATTagaaaatagtattttattgcaatagcTTATGATCAAAGCTGCTATAATAAATTGCGCCacttgttttccttttaattcaaatttctccATCGCGGATGATGGCCATTATATGCGAATACAATACTATATCTACCGATAAACATCCGTACTTTCCACAAATTAGCTAAAAACCCAATAATTAGCTAAACAACTGTTATGAGAAATCTTTGCTGTTTCTCTTTTAACACCAAAACTAATTCTCGATTTATAAACACGCGGCAAGTAAATCAACTTTCTTGGATTTTTCAAGCATTTTTTCGCCTCCTGGTTTAGTTCTAGGGCTTCACTGATTTACACATAATTCATTTAAGTAGAATTTTCAaccaatttggctttaaatcaataaataattaacatacACTTGCTACATATAAACGTTGTAGTCCTTCTGCACGGAGAAACAGAGTTCCTCTAAACCTTGTTAATACTACGTGAAAagttagttttattttaattattatacgTTTACTTCTTAGTGTTTAGCGTCGTAACTTAtgtattgcaaaaattttgaagaatccTGTTGCTCATTATACAAAGGACCACAACCCAAGAATCAATctcaatataataaataattaacattaatttaagaCCTACCAAATAGTCAAACtgttattatacagggtgtctctggAACGGCTGTACAACgcttaaccaaaaataaagagTTTTAGGCAAACTTACCTATATTCAATGAGGCTTCGTTTTACCACTACAGGGCGCCAAAGTTCTCGAGTAATTGCTAAATAGTTTTAtggattttcactaattttggaactaacagttactacataaattggcgtGTTGTTctgatctttttttaatgcgtgaaaatattaaaaatgacgCGTTGTTCGTAAATAAaggtttatatttttgttaccaAGTGTATCGTTGCCTCTTCCGATCCAGCTGTTAGGatatgtttcatttaaaaatctacGAACGTTTACAGTAAAGTGGGGTGGCGCCCCGCGGTGCATAAACCACATTTCGTCACGAAGTTGTAATGGAAGATCCTccaataaatcgggtaaagtGTTTTGCAAAAAGAGTAAATAGTTATCTCCATTTAACCGATTTAGCATTATAACTGgtccaataaataaaacaaaacaaaaaaattaatattaattctttaaaaaaaattaaattttacttctttaaaaaaaatgttatatcttcgaaacaattcgagttttgaattaatttctaCTCGAAGTAGAGGCGTACACTGTTGAAacctaaaacataaaaaaattcaatattaactgctgaaaaaaatcttcaaaacggTTAGTTTCGAATTATTTTCGGTTTTAAGAGGAAGGATACACAGTTGAGActtgaaacataaaaaaatcaattttaattcctgCAAGGAATTTAATATTAGTTCCCGAAAGAAAATCGATAttagttaagaaaaaaattcaatatttatgagtgaaaaaaaaatcttcaaaacggttagagtttcgaattaatttcgatCTGAAAGAGAGGCGTACACCGTTGAAACCTGAATCACgaaaaaaacagtattaatgcctgaaaaaagttttaaaaattttcaaagcagTCCAAGTTAAGACATCATTCTTGGGTCGCGTCCAAAGATGGCCCTAATTACCTTTTAGAAGAGCCAAAATGGGCAAgtaatttcgattttcaaccaaaattctaattatgtCGTTCTCGTTGACCTGACAAAACTTAACTGTaaaccat
This window encodes:
- the LOC136412243 gene encoding zinc finger protein ZIC 4-like, producing MINAFMDGGHHHLSAYGLKMSPPHNGGAAALPSPHQNPAAAMTAPDMGPGAQNHHFQPNYGHMGHLNPHPGYAARDFLLRREHHDFPTAQTAPNDSMLFHHHSEMAPHHNLHLPPHHQMLYSRTDHHAAYHAQPNHQYINHHTMAMPHHPGNLHGGFFKYMRPIKQEMQCLWVDPDQPPPKKICGKHFTTMSEIVGHLGVEHVGGPEITNHACYWQNCSRNGRPFKAKYKLVNHIRVHTGEKPFHCPFPGCGKVFARSENLKIHKRTHTGEKPFKCEFEGCDRRFANSSDRKKHSHVHTSDKPYNCRVNGCDKSYTHPSSLRKHMKVHGMSGRSPPHYDSDGEESNTSSTGSITVAVSPHIPQNTTSGLQVVPGTTSISDWYTGCQPAGPNSHTDPLGGLGGPFGGLHHGATTAY